A region of Deltaproteobacteria bacterium DNA encodes the following proteins:
- a CDS encoding MFS transporter: MSEQRPGDGITPAYSNYVLALLFVAYVFNFIDRQILGILLDSIKQDLALSDTVMGLLTGTAFAVFYATLGLPIARLADKWVRRSIIAL, from the coding sequence ATGAGCGAGCAGCGCCCGGGCGACGGCATCACGCCCGCGTACTCGAACTACGTCCTCGCGCTGCTGTTCGTCGCCTACGTCTTCAACTTCATCGACCGCCAGATCCTCGGGATCCTGCTCGACTCGATCAAGCAGGACCTCGCGCTCAGCGACACGGTGATGGGCCTGCTCACGGGCACGGCGTTCGCGGTGTTCTACGCGACGCTGGGGCTGCCCATCGCGCGGCTCGCCGACAAGTGGGTGCGCCGCTCGATCATCGCGCT
- a CDS encoding phosphoribosylaminoimidazolesuccinocarboxamide synthase, whose amino-acid sequence MPVSPDLLRELCSRTLDSTNFSGLGTRIEGKVRDSYVDEKRRTIVVSDRVSCFDVVVGTIPLKGQVLNQMAAFWFEKTREIAPNHLVSVPDPSVSIVREVKIQPVEFVTRAYLTGVTSTSIWTAYSKGAREYCGHRLPEGMTKHQKLPQAIVTPTTKAEKGEHDELTSRAEIIRRGVMSAALYDEAEALALKLFAAGSAWAASRGLILVDTKYEFGLDDTGRLTVADEIHTPDSSRYWYLDTYEQAMREGADPKALDKEYVRRWFVNERGYKGEGPPPPLPDDVRIEAARRYIESFEQLSGRAFVPDTSDPIARIQRNLGL is encoded by the coding sequence ATGCCGGTCAGTCCCGATCTTCTGCGCGAGCTCTGCTCGCGCACACTCGACAGCACGAACTTCAGTGGCCTGGGAACGCGCATCGAGGGCAAGGTGCGCGACAGCTACGTCGACGAGAAGCGGCGCACGATCGTGGTCTCGGACCGCGTGAGCTGCTTCGACGTCGTGGTGGGCACGATCCCGCTGAAGGGGCAGGTGCTCAACCAGATGGCCGCGTTCTGGTTCGAGAAGACGCGCGAGATCGCGCCGAACCACCTCGTTTCGGTGCCCGATCCCTCGGTCTCGATCGTACGCGAGGTGAAGATCCAGCCCGTCGAGTTCGTGACGCGCGCGTACCTCACCGGCGTCACTTCGACCTCGATCTGGACCGCGTACTCGAAGGGCGCGCGGGAGTACTGCGGGCATCGCTTGCCCGAGGGCATGACGAAGCACCAGAAGCTGCCGCAGGCGATCGTCACGCCCACCACGAAGGCGGAGAAAGGCGAGCACGACGAGCTCACCTCGCGCGCCGAGATCATTCGCCGCGGCGTGATGAGCGCCGCGCTCTACGACGAGGCCGAGGCGCTCGCGCTGAAGCTGTTCGCCGCGGGCAGCGCGTGGGCCGCGAGCCGCGGGCTGATCCTCGTCGACACGAAGTACGAGTTCGGCCTCGACGACACGGGCCGGCTCACGGTCGCGGACGAGATCCACACGCCCGACTCGTCGCGGTACTGGTATCTCGACACGTACGAGCAGGCGATGCGCGAGGGCGCGGACCCGAAGGCGCTCGACAAGGAGTACGTGCGGCGCTGGTTCGTGAACGAGCGCGGCTACAAGGGCGAGGGCCCGCCGCCGCCGCTGCCCGACGACGTGCGCATCGAGGCCGCGCGCCGTTACATCGAGTCGTTCGAGCAGCTCTCGGGCCGCGCGTTCGTGCCCGACACGAGCGATCCGATCGCACGCATCCAGCGCAACCTCGGCCTGTAA